From the genome of Pelobacter propionicus DSM 2379, one region includes:
- the mscL gene encoding large conductance mechanosensitive channel protein MscL, whose amino-acid sequence MLKEFKEFAIRGNVIDLAIGIIIGGAFGKIVDSLVKDVIMPPVGMIMGKMDFASLFLNLSGTEYATLAEAKKAGAATLNYGIFISTIVDFLIMAFVVFLMVKQINRMKKEAPAPVAASDSKDCPFCLSPIPLQATRCPHCTSNLK is encoded by the coding sequence ATGCTTAAGGAATTCAAGGAGTTCGCAATCAGGGGGAACGTCATTGACCTGGCAATCGGTATCATCATCGGTGGCGCGTTCGGCAAGATCGTCGACTCTCTGGTCAAGGACGTGATCATGCCGCCGGTCGGCATGATCATGGGCAAGATGGATTTCGCCTCGCTGTTCCTCAACCTGTCCGGAACCGAGTACGCGACCCTGGCCGAAGCCAAGAAGGCCGGAGCCGCCACCCTGAATTATGGTATATTCATCAGCACCATCGTCGATTTCCTGATTATGGCTTTCGTCGTCTTCCTGATGGTCAAGCAGATCAACCGTATGAAGAAGGAGGCTCCCGCTCCTGTTGCTGCATCGGACAGCAAGGACTGCCCCTTCTGTCTTTCACCGATTCCGCTGCAGGCGACCCGCTGCCCGCACTGCACGTCAAACCTGAAGTAA
- the scpB gene encoding SMC-Scp complex subunit ScpB produces the protein MNLSAVVESVIFSADTPLSLDKLCELLPEYERGAIRDVLRDLVSLHEVRNGGFQLVNIAGGWQFRTPSSLQQYVVRNVKAKSAKFSQSSLETLAIVAYRQPVTRAEIEYLRGVDCGGVLRTLLERKLIRILGKKDIPGRPLIYGTSREFLEVFGLKDLKSLPTLKEIQALDDVPLFERQEELLLDGVGAASTLTQVALDLQGEPEQ, from the coding sequence ATGAATCTGTCGGCTGTTGTTGAAAGTGTCATCTTCAGCGCGGACACGCCCCTGTCGCTGGACAAACTGTGCGAACTGCTCCCCGAGTACGAGCGGGGCGCCATCAGGGATGTACTGCGCGATCTGGTCTCACTGCATGAGGTGAGGAACGGGGGCTTTCAGCTGGTCAACATTGCCGGCGGATGGCAGTTTCGTACCCCATCCTCCCTCCAGCAGTATGTGGTTCGCAACGTCAAGGCAAAGTCGGCCAAGTTTTCCCAGTCCTCCCTGGAAACCCTGGCCATCGTGGCCTATCGCCAACCGGTGACCCGCGCCGAAATAGAGTACCTGCGCGGCGTGGATTGCGGCGGCGTGCTGAGAACCCTGCTGGAGAGGAAACTGATCCGTATCCTGGGAAAGAAGGACATCCCGGGTCGGCCGTTGATCTACGGCACCTCCAGGGAATTCCTGGAGGTCTTTGGTCTGAAAGACCTGAAGAGCCTTCCCACCCTGAAGGAGATCCAGGCCCTGGACGATGTTCCCCTGTTTGAGCGGCAGGAGGAACTGTTGCTGGATGGTGTCGGCGCTGCTTCCACCCTGACCCAGGTCGCCCTTGACCTGCAGGGAGAACCGGAGCAGTGA
- the amrB gene encoding AmmeMemoRadiSam system protein B, whose amino-acid sequence MQRQPVVAGQFYPGNPDQLRNDLARMIPQADPKRRVRGIIAPHAGYVYSGAIAGQAYGAIQIPATALIIGPNHHGAGDPAALFPAGQWLTPLGPVTINSRLNDLIATHVPFVHLDSLAHRFEHSLEVQLPFLQALRPEITCAALCLGHGDYTLLKELGEGIAAAIREYGEDVLIVASSDMTHYESAASARRKDDLALERVLAFDPQGLLHVCRSEMISMCGAVPAAVMLIAARELGATAAEVVAYGTSGDVTGDNRQVVGYAAVLVA is encoded by the coding sequence ATGCAACGTCAACCGGTAGTGGCAGGACAGTTTTACCCCGGCAATCCGGATCAGCTGCGGAACGACCTCGCACGGATGATTCCCCAGGCGGACCCGAAGAGACGCGTGCGGGGGATCATCGCACCCCATGCCGGCTATGTCTACTCCGGTGCCATAGCAGGCCAAGCCTATGGCGCGATCCAGATTCCGGCAACCGCCCTGATCATCGGACCCAATCACCATGGCGCCGGAGACCCGGCCGCCCTCTTTCCCGCCGGCCAGTGGCTTACCCCGCTGGGGCCGGTCACCATCAATTCACGTCTGAATGACCTGATCGCCACCCATGTGCCGTTCGTCCACCTGGACTCTCTGGCACACCGCTTCGAACATTCCCTGGAGGTTCAGCTCCCCTTTCTTCAGGCACTGCGTCCCGAAATCACCTGTGCCGCACTCTGTCTTGGCCATGGCGACTACACCCTGCTTAAGGAACTGGGGGAGGGGATCGCCGCGGCGATCCGCGAGTATGGAGAGGATGTGCTGATCGTGGCCAGTTCCGACATGACCCACTACGAGTCAGCCGCCTCGGCCAGGAGGAAGGATGATCTGGCCCTGGAGCGTGTGCTGGCCTTTGATCCCCAGGGGCTGCTGCACGTCTGCCGTTCCGAGATGATCAGCATGTGCGGCGCCGTTCCCGCGGCTGTCATGCTGATTGCCGCCCGCGAATTGGGGGCCACCGCAGCGGAAGTTGTGGCCTACGGAACCAGCGGCGACGTGACCGGCGACAACCGCCAGGTGGTGGGCTACGCCGCCGTGCTGGTGGCCTGA
- a CDS encoding bifunctional aconitate hydratase 2/2-methylisocitrate dehydratase, whose amino-acid sequence MIQEYLHHEQERARQGIPPLPLSAEQTARLCALLTAPPSGREEFLLTLLERRVPPGVDPAAKVKAGFLTNIVSGALQSPLLTPFDAIRILGGMLGGYNVAPLVAALSDPELVGEAADQLSRITLVHGAFDQVAALVREGNQAASRVMRSWAEGEWFTRRAPLPATIRLKVYRVQGEINTDDFSPAGDAWSRPDIPLHALVMGRRRFPDGLATMAAFREEGCRIAFVGDVIGTGSSRKSACNSLLWAIGEDIPGVPNKRGGGVIIGGVIAPIFFNTAQDSGALPIRAEVGALSTGDLIVVDTVRGIISDEQGANVLSRFSLAPATLADEFRAGGRIPLIIGRALTDRARSFLGLPGSTLFTLPDNPVPEPGQGFTLAQKMVGAACGVGGVLPGSACQPVMTTVGSQDTTGPMTADELKELACLSFQAPLVMQSFCHTAAYPKLSDLAMHRTLPSFITQRGGVSLRPGDGVIHSWLNRLLLPDRVGTGGDSHTRFPLGISFPAGSGLVAFAAAMGFMPLDMPESVLVRFSGSLNSGITLRDAVNAIPLQAIREGLLTVPKQNKVNIFSGRILEMEGISDLSVEQAFELTDSAAERSAAAGCIQLSEERVAEFLRSNVALMKRMVNEGYQDAESLLRRIRDVELWLDNPLLMRADKNASYAARLRVDLSEIREPILACPNDPDDVRLLSEVAGTPIQDVFIGSCMANIGHFRAAAEIWRGQTFNPQVRIWLCPPTRMDEQQLRDEACFQVFGAVGARMEMPGCSLCMGNQARVPDGVTVFSTSTRNFDDRMGNGARVYLGSAELGAVVALLGRLPEPDEYLRLYRERVEPQRERIYRSLRFDERSEQ is encoded by the coding sequence ATGATCCAAGAGTACCTGCACCACGAGCAGGAACGGGCCCGGCAGGGCATACCGCCACTCCCGCTGTCGGCTGAGCAGACCGCCCGGCTCTGTGCCCTGCTGACAGCCCCGCCGTCTGGTCGGGAAGAGTTCCTGCTGACCCTGCTTGAAAGACGCGTTCCCCCCGGCGTTGACCCGGCCGCCAAGGTCAAGGCCGGTTTCCTGACCAATATTGTCTCCGGCGCTCTACAATCTCCGTTGCTCACTCCGTTTGACGCCATCCGCATTCTGGGCGGCATGCTGGGTGGGTACAATGTGGCGCCCCTGGTGGCCGCCCTTTCCGATCCAGAACTTGTCGGCGAAGCTGCCGATCAGTTGAGCCGCATCACCCTGGTCCATGGAGCCTTCGACCAGGTGGCTGCCTTGGTCAGGGAGGGGAACCAGGCAGCTTCCCGGGTGATGCGTTCCTGGGCCGAGGGGGAATGGTTCACCCGCCGCGCGCCTCTCCCCGCAACCATCAGGCTCAAGGTCTACCGGGTGCAAGGGGAAATTAACACGGACGATTTTTCCCCGGCCGGCGACGCCTGGAGTCGTCCCGACATTCCGCTACATGCCCTGGTCATGGGCAGGCGCCGCTTCCCCGACGGTCTGGCCACCATGGCCGCCTTCCGTGAAGAGGGATGCCGGATAGCCTTCGTAGGGGACGTGATAGGCACCGGGTCTTCCCGAAAATCGGCCTGCAACAGCCTGCTCTGGGCCATCGGCGAGGATATCCCCGGCGTGCCCAACAAGAGGGGAGGGGGCGTGATCATCGGCGGCGTCATCGCACCGATTTTCTTCAACACCGCCCAGGATTCCGGCGCCCTGCCGATCAGGGCAGAGGTCGGGGCGCTCTCCACCGGTGACCTCATCGTGGTGGACACCGTCCGGGGGATCATCTCCGATGAACAGGGAGCGAACGTTCTCTCCCGCTTCAGCCTTGCCCCCGCGACCCTGGCGGACGAATTCCGGGCCGGAGGCCGCATCCCGCTGATTATCGGCCGTGCCCTGACCGACAGGGCCCGTTCCTTCCTTGGTCTGCCCGGCTCCACGCTCTTCACCCTGCCGGACAATCCGGTGCCCGAACCGGGGCAGGGGTTTACCCTGGCCCAGAAGATGGTCGGCGCCGCCTGCGGCGTCGGGGGCGTCCTGCCCGGCAGTGCCTGCCAGCCGGTCATGACCACTGTGGGGAGCCAGGACACCACCGGCCCCATGACCGCCGACGAACTAAAGGAGTTGGCCTGCTTAAGCTTCCAGGCTCCCCTGGTCATGCAGTCTTTCTGCCACACAGCCGCCTATCCCAAGCTGTCCGACCTGGCGATGCACCGCACGCTCCCCTCGTTCATCACCCAGCGTGGAGGCGTTTCCCTGCGGCCCGGCGACGGGGTTATCCACTCCTGGCTGAACCGTCTGCTGCTGCCGGACAGGGTTGGCACCGGAGGCGACTCCCACACCCGCTTCCCCCTGGGCATATCCTTTCCGGCCGGTTCCGGTCTGGTGGCTTTTGCGGCCGCCATGGGCTTCATGCCGCTGGACATGCCCGAATCGGTATTGGTGCGCTTCAGCGGCAGCCTGAACAGCGGCATCACCCTGCGTGACGCGGTAAACGCCATTCCCCTCCAGGCCATACGGGAGGGGCTTCTGACCGTGCCCAAGCAGAACAAGGTCAACATCTTCAGCGGACGCATCCTGGAGATGGAGGGGATTTCCGACCTGAGTGTGGAGCAGGCCTTCGAGCTGACCGATTCCGCCGCGGAGCGTTCCGCTGCCGCCGGCTGCATCCAGCTCTCGGAAGAGCGTGTCGCAGAATTCCTCCGCTCCAATGTGGCGCTGATGAAGCGCATGGTCAATGAGGGGTATCAGGACGCTGAAAGTCTGTTGCGTCGCATCCGGGATGTTGAGCTGTGGCTGGATAATCCGCTTCTGATGCGAGCGGACAAAAATGCCAGCTACGCGGCACGGCTTCGGGTCGATCTGAGCGAGATCAGGGAGCCGATCCTGGCCTGCCCCAATGATCCCGATGATGTCAGGCTGTTGTCGGAGGTGGCCGGGACACCGATCCAGGATGTGTTCATCGGCTCCTGCATGGCCAACATCGGCCATTTTCGCGCAGCCGCCGAGATCTGGCGCGGCCAGACGTTCAATCCCCAGGTCCGCATCTGGCTCTGCCCCCCCACGCGCATGGATGAACAGCAGCTGCGTGACGAGGCCTGTTTCCAGGTATTCGGCGCAGTCGGCGCGCGCATGGAAATGCCCGGCTGTTCGCTCTGCATGGGCAACCAAGCCCGGGTGCCGGACGGGGTGACCGTGTTTTCCACCTCCACCAGGAATTTTGACGACCGCATGGGCAATGGCGCCAGAGTGTACCTGGGGTCTGCCGAACTGGGCGCGGTTGTCGCTCTTTTGGGGCGTTTGCCCGAACCGGACGAGTATCTGAGGCTGTACCGGGAGCGGGTGGAGCCGCAGCGGGAGAGGATCTACCGCTCCCTGCGCTTCGATGAGCGGTCGGAGCAGTAA
- a CDS encoding phosphoglycerate kinase → MPIRYIDQLADLKDKKVFIRVDFNVPQDSKGNITEDTRITGALPTIRYAIEQGARVILASHLGRPKGEKNEKYSMVPAAKRLSELLGRKVKQASDCFGEEVTREIDAMKSGEVLMLENVRFYPGEEKNDPKFAQQLANGCQVYVNDAFAVSHRAHASVEAITRVIPTVVAGFLMRNEMTFFDKAMQNPVRPLVAILGGAKVSGKLEVLEKLMNKVDKVVIGGGMAFTFLKSMGYSVGASKVEDELLPTAKKIMDKARKKGIMFYLPVDCVVANAFEASATNFITTVQEIPEGWLALDIGPASATLFTETLRDAKTVIWNGPMGVFEMDAFARGTFAVAEAVASAFATTIIGGGDTDSAVRKAGVESKVSYISTGGGAFLELLEGKVLPGVKALDIKVKK, encoded by the coding sequence ATGCCGATTCGCTACATCGACCAACTTGCCGACTTGAAGGATAAGAAGGTGTTTATTCGCGTTGACTTCAACGTTCCCCAGGATTCCAAGGGCAACATCACCGAGGATACCCGCATCACCGGAGCCCTGCCGACCATCAGGTACGCCATCGAGCAGGGGGCCAGGGTGATCCTGGCCTCCCATCTGGGGCGCCCCAAGGGGGAGAAGAACGAGAAATACAGCATGGTTCCGGCCGCCAAGCGTCTGTCGGAATTGTTGGGGAGGAAGGTCAAGCAGGCCTCGGACTGCTTCGGCGAAGAGGTGACTCGAGAGATCGATGCCATGAAATCGGGCGAGGTGCTGATGCTGGAGAATGTGCGCTTCTACCCCGGCGAGGAGAAGAACGACCCCAAGTTCGCCCAGCAGTTGGCCAATGGCTGCCAGGTCTACGTCAATGACGCCTTTGCCGTGTCCCATCGCGCCCATGCCTCGGTTGAGGCGATCACCAGGGTGATTCCCACCGTGGTGGCCGGTTTTCTGATGAGAAACGAGATGACCTTCTTCGACAAGGCCATGCAGAACCCGGTGCGTCCCCTGGTGGCCATTCTCGGCGGCGCCAAGGTCTCCGGCAAGCTGGAGGTGCTGGAAAAACTGATGAACAAGGTGGACAAGGTGGTGATCGGCGGCGGTATGGCATTCACCTTCCTCAAGTCCATGGGATACTCGGTGGGCGCCTCCAAGGTGGAGGACGAACTGCTCCCCACCGCCAAGAAGATCATGGACAAGGCCAGGAAGAAGGGAATCATGTTCTACCTACCGGTGGACTGCGTGGTGGCCAACGCCTTCGAGGCGAGCGCCACCAACTTCATCACCACCGTCCAGGAGATCCCCGAGGGGTGGCTGGCGCTGGATATCGGACCGGCGTCGGCAACGCTCTTCACCGAGACCCTGCGTGACGCCAAGACCGTCATCTGGAACGGCCCCATGGGAGTCTTCGAGATGGACGCCTTTGCCCGCGGCACCTTTGCCGTGGCCGAGGCGGTGGCAAGCGCCTTCGCCACCACCATCATCGGCGGCGGCGACACCGATTCCGCCGTACGCAAGGCGGGGGTGGAGAGCAAGGTCAGCTACATTTCCACCGGCGGTGGCGCGTTCCTGGAGCTGCTGGAGGGCAAGGTTCTGCCCGGCGTGAAGGCGCTGGACATCAAGGTCAAGAAATAG
- the tpiA gene encoding triose-phosphate isomerase, translating into MRTPLIAGNWKLHKTIAESLAMVDELKPLVAGSRGVEIVVAPVFTALKSVSFALNGSDIGLAAQDCFWEEQGAFTGEVSPAQLRDAGCSHVIIGHSERRQLFGETDEGVNRKARAAVAVGLTAIICVGETMEERESRATFTVVGRQVTAALAGFLSHEFSRIVIAYEPVWAIGTGKTATDQQAQEVHCYIRNLVTMSISQAIADSLRILYGGSVKPDNIRGLMAQPDIDGALIGGASLKAASFAEMVNFRG; encoded by the coding sequence ATGCGCACGCCGCTGATCGCAGGAAACTGGAAACTGCACAAGACCATTGCCGAGTCGTTGGCCATGGTGGATGAACTGAAACCGCTGGTGGCGGGAAGCAGGGGGGTGGAGATCGTCGTTGCTCCGGTGTTCACCGCCCTGAAAAGCGTTTCGTTCGCTCTGAACGGTAGTGACATCGGGCTTGCCGCCCAGGACTGCTTCTGGGAAGAACAGGGGGCCTTCACCGGGGAGGTGTCGCCGGCGCAGCTCAGGGATGCGGGGTGCAGTCATGTGATCATCGGGCATTCCGAGCGCCGCCAGCTCTTCGGCGAGACCGATGAGGGGGTGAATCGCAAGGCCAGGGCGGCCGTGGCCGTCGGCCTGACCGCCATCATCTGCGTAGGGGAAACCATGGAGGAGCGGGAGAGTCGCGCCACCTTCACCGTGGTGGGCAGGCAGGTTACGGCCGCCCTGGCCGGCTTCTTGTCCCACGAATTTTCCCGCATCGTCATCGCCTACGAACCGGTCTGGGCCATCGGAACCGGCAAGACCGCCACGGACCAGCAGGCCCAGGAGGTTCACTGCTATATCCGTAACCTGGTCACCATGTCCATCAGCCAGGCGATTGCCGATTCCCTGCGTATCCTCTACGGTGGCAGCGTCAAACCGGACAACATCAGGGGACTCATGGCGCAACCGGACATAGATGGAGCCCTGATCGGCGGCGCCAGCCTGAAGGCCGCCTCCTTTGCCGAGATGGTGAATTTCCGGGGATGA
- the secG gene encoding preprotein translocase subunit SecG, with protein sequence MLIFLTILHVAVSLFLIAVVLLQSGKGAEMGASFGSSGSQSVFGAGGGTTFLSKLTTSAAVVFMLTSLTLAYLSGSPSSSSIMAGKVKAATKVPAPVTQPSAPAPAPTAPVAPVGTK encoded by the coding sequence ATGCTGATTTTTCTTACAATACTTCATGTCGCTGTCAGCCTGTTTCTGATAGCCGTGGTTCTGCTGCAGTCCGGAAAGGGTGCCGAGATGGGTGCGTCCTTCGGCAGCAGCGGCAGCCAGTCGGTCTTTGGCGCCGGTGGAGGCACGACGTTTCTCAGCAAGTTGACCACCAGCGCGGCGGTTGTCTTCATGCTGACCTCGCTGACGCTTGCCTATCTGTCAGGATCTCCTTCGTCCTCCTCGATCATGGCCGGAAAGGTCAAGGCGGCTACGAAGGTGCCTGCACCCGTGACTCAACCGTCGGCGCCCGCTCCCGCTCCGACTGCTCCCGTGGCACCGGTTGGAACGAAATAG
- a CDS encoding ferritin — protein MISTKMSDALNKHMNLELYSAHLYLSMASCANNLGLKGAANWFTVQYREEMTHFFKFYGYLTEQGETVSLTASKAVPNSYATLLEMFEKTLAHEQLITKCINSLSEQAVQEKDHATQIFLQWFVTEQIEEENNDRDLIAKLKMVGDNGYGILMVDSEMGQRVFVPPAGVPVMI, from the coding sequence ATGATCAGCACAAAGATGTCGGATGCACTGAACAAACACATGAACCTGGAACTTTATTCGGCCCATCTCTACCTTTCCATGGCCTCGTGCGCCAACAACCTGGGACTGAAGGGAGCTGCCAACTGGTTCACCGTCCAGTATCGCGAGGAGATGACCCATTTCTTCAAATTTTACGGCTATCTGACCGAGCAGGGCGAAACAGTTTCCCTGACCGCCAGCAAGGCAGTGCCGAACAGTTACGCAACGTTGCTGGAAATGTTCGAGAAGACCCTGGCCCACGAGCAGTTGATCACCAAGTGCATCAATTCCTTAAGCGAGCAGGCGGTGCAGGAAAAAGACCACGCCACCCAGATATTCCTGCAGTGGTTCGTGACCGAGCAGATTGAAGAGGAAAACAACGACCGCGACCTGATTGCGAAACTGAAGATGGTGGGCGATAACGGCTACGGAATCCTGATGGTGGATTCGGAGATGGGGCAACGCGTCTTTGTACCTCCCGCTGGTGTTCCGGTGATGATCTGA
- the lgt gene encoding prolipoprotein diacylglyceryl transferase, translating into MTFPSIDPVFLSIGPLHFRWYGLMYVLSFIATYFLLRAEIDRKKYPFTRDDLADLIFSGAMGVVLGGRIGYILFYNLDYYLDNPLRVFAVWEGGMSFHGGMLGVLAGILFFARSRKVSFFSILDMIAQCAPIGLGLGRIGNFINGELYGRITGAPWGIVFPGGGELPRHPSQLYEAFLEGLLLFLMVRFSARRSQVIGIPSWTFCAGYGLFRCIAEFFREPDAQIGTFQGLFSMGQLLSLPMFLAGTFMIISLLRRRSDDSAPPTA; encoded by the coding sequence ATGACATTCCCCTCCATCGACCCGGTCTTTCTCAGCATCGGCCCGCTCCACTTCCGCTGGTACGGGCTGATGTACGTGCTGAGCTTCATCGCCACCTACTTCCTGCTCCGCGCCGAGATCGACAGAAAGAAGTATCCCTTCACCAGGGACGACCTGGCCGACCTGATCTTTTCCGGCGCCATGGGGGTGGTCCTGGGGGGGAGGATCGGCTATATCCTCTTCTATAACCTGGACTATTACCTGGACAACCCGCTCAGGGTCTTCGCGGTCTGGGAGGGGGGCATGTCCTTCCATGGCGGAATGCTGGGGGTTCTGGCCGGTATCCTGTTCTTCGCCCGCAGCAGGAAGGTGTCCTTCTTCTCGATCCTGGACATGATCGCCCAGTGCGCTCCCATCGGCCTTGGCTTGGGCAGGATCGGCAATTTCATCAACGGAGAACTGTACGGCAGGATAACGGGTGCCCCCTGGGGGATCGTCTTTCCCGGGGGAGGAGAACTCCCCCGGCATCCATCCCAACTCTACGAGGCCTTCCTGGAGGGCCTGCTGCTGTTCCTGATGGTGCGCTTCTCCGCCCGCCGATCCCAGGTCATCGGCATCCCCTCCTGGACCTTCTGCGCAGGGTATGGCCTGTTCCGCTGCATCGCCGAATTTTTCCGCGAGCCCGACGCCCAGATCGGCACCTTCCAGGGACTGTTCTCCATGGGACAACTGCTCAGCCTGCCCATGTTCCTGGCCGGAACCTTCATGATCATCTCCCTCCTCCGGCGCCGATCGGACGACTCTGCCCCCCCAACGGCATAA